From a region of the Fusarium verticillioides 7600 chromosome 9, whole genome shotgun sequence genome:
- a CDS encoding actin-like protein 2, with translation MSNPPPIVLDGGTGFLKVGYAAQNFPEHQYPSIVGRPILRSEEQTDSDVVIKDIMCGDEAAAARTMLQISYPMENGIVKKWDDMEHLWDYTFYEKLKVDPTGQKILLTEPPMNPLKNREKMCEVMFDRYNFGGVYVAIQAVLALYAQGLSSGVVVDSGDGVTHIVPVYESVVLNHLTKRLDVAGRDVTRNLIKLLLRRGYALNRTADFETVRQIKEKLCYVSYDLELDKRLSEDTTVLVEDYTLPDGRVIRVGSERFEAPECLFQPHLVDSESPGLGEFLFNTIQSADVDIRSSLFKAIVLSGGSSMYPGLPSRLEKELKQLWLTRALQGNPERLSKFKVRIEDPPRRRHMVFLGGAVLANIMADKESMWVTKAEWEEEGTRVLEKLGPR, from the exons ATGTCTAACCCTCCACCCATTG TCCTCGACGGAGGTACCGGTTTCCTCAAGGTCGGATATGCCGCGCAGAACTTCCCCGAGCATCAATACCCCTCCATCGTAGGCCGACCGATCCTTCGTTCCGAGGAGCAGACCGATAGCGATGTTgtcatcaaggatatcatgTGCGGTGACGAAGCTGCCGCCGCGAGGACAATGCTCCAGATCAGCTACCCCATGGAGAACGGCATCGTTAAGAAGTGGGACGATATGGAACATCTTTGGGATTATACCTTCtacgagaagctcaaggtcgatCCTACGGGCCAGAAGATCCTCTTGACGGAGCCTCCTATGAACCCTCTTAAGAACCGAGAGAAGATGTGCGAGGTTATGTTTGATAGATATAATTTTGGCGGTGTCTACGTCGCCATCCAGGCCGTTCTGGCTCTATACGCTCAAG GTCTTAGCTCCGGTGTCGTAGTCGATTCAGGCGATGGTGTCACACACATTGTGCCCGTCTACGAATCCGTGGTGCTCAACCACCTCACGAAGCGATTAGACGTAGCCGGCCGAGACGTCACGcgcaacctcatcaagctgctgctgcgccGCGGCTACGCCCTCAACCGAACCGCCGATTTCGAAACCGTCCgccagatcaaggagaagctatGCTACGTGTCGTACGACCTCGAGCTCGACAAGCGCCTGAGCGAGGATACCACCGTGCTCGTCGAGGATTACACCCTGCCGGACGGACGTGTGATCCGCGTCGGCAGCGAGCGCTTCGAGGCGCCCGAGTGTCTCTTCCAGCCTCACCTCGTCGACAGCGAATCCCCCGGCCTGGGCGAATTCCTCTTCAATACCATCCAATCCGCCGACGTGGACATCCGCTCGTCGCTGTTCAAGGCTATTGTCCTGTCTGGCGGAAGCAGCATGTATCCCGGTCTTCCGTCGCGATTggagaaggagctcaagcagCTGTGGCTCACACGGGCGCTGCAGGGCAACCCTGAGCGCTTGAGCAAGTTCAAGGTGCGGATAGAAGATCCTCCGCGACGTCGACACATGGTGTTCCTTGGTGGAGCGGTGTTGGCCAACATTATGGCGGACAAGGAGAGTATGTGGGTTACTAAGGCGgagtgggaggaggagggtacTAGAGTGCTTGAGAAATTGGGACCGCGATAA
- a CDS encoding CMGC/CDK/CDK8 protein kinase, with amino-acid sequence MSVTNPPTGASGPGSVGLGAVRGSLKRSVQASFEEPHDRSTGYQPKVRITDRYRIIGFISSGTYGRVYKAVGRNGKPVGEFAIKKFKPDKEGEQISYTGISQSAIREMSLCSELHHINVIRLCEIMLEDKCIFMVFEYAEHDLLQIIHHHTQQPRHPIPPATIKSIMFQLLNGCQYLHINWVLHRDLKPANIMVTSSGEVKIGDLGLARRFDKPLHSLFSGDKVVVTIWYRAPELILGSYHYTPAIDMWAVGCIFAELLSLRPIFKGEEAKMDSKKTVPFQRNQMQKIIEIMGVPTKDKWPLLSTMPEYNQLNTLANSMASSHHNHHSHHHPHHHHGHYGSRNPPPPPPGGSNLEKWYYSTINHTSAPGGTPPLASLGSEGYKLLAGLLEYDPSKRLTAAQALQSPFFSTGDRVSANCFEGCKNEYPCRRVSQDDNDIRTSSLPGTKRSGLPDDSLIRPAKRQKE; translated from the exons ATGAGCGTAACGAATCCGCCGACGGGGGCTTCGGGCCCGGGATCCGTTGGCTTGGGTGCCGTCAGGGGGAGTTTGAAGCGGAGTGTTCAGGCGTCTTTTGAGG AACCTCACGATCGCTCAACTGGGTATCAGCCCAAAGTCCGAATCACAGATCGTTACCgcatcatcggcttcatcagCTCGGGTACCTATGGACGGGTCTACAAGGCTGTTGGCCGCAATGGCAAGCCCGTGGGTGAATTCgctatcaagaagttcaagcCCGACAAGGAAGGTGAACAGATCAGCTACACGGGCATCTCTCAGAGTGCGATCCGTGAGATGAGTCTTTGCAGCGAacttcatcacatcaatgtTATTCGTCTTTGCGAAATTATGCTTGAGGACAAGTGTATCTTTATGGTCTTTGAGTATGCCGAACATGATCTATTAcaaatcatccatcatcacacACAACAGCCACGACATCCGATTCCCCCGGCAACCATCAAAAGTATCATGTTCCAACTCCTCAACGGATGTCAGTACCTACACATCAACTGGGTTCTTCACCGTGATCTCAAACCAGCCAACATCATGGTCACTTCATCAGGCGAAGTCAAGATCGGAGATTTGGGTCTAGCACGTCGATTTGATAAACCACTTCACTCACTTTTTAGCGGTGATAAAGTTGTCGTTACTATCTGGTATCGGGCCCCCGAACTAATTCTCGGTTCATATCACTACACGCCTGCCATCGATATGTGGGCTGTCGGATGTATTTTCGCCGAACTTCTTTCCTTGAGGCCCATATTTAAAGGAGAGGAAGCCAAAATGGATAGCAAGAAGACGGTTCCCTTTCAACGCAACCAGATGCAAAAGATTATCGAAATCATGGGTGTCCCAACAAAGGACAAATGGCCTCTATTATCTACCATGCCCGAATACAACCAACTCAACACTCTCGCCAACTCCATGGCATCATCTCACCATAaccatcacagccatcatcatcctcatcaccaccacggCCACTACGGATCCCGCAACCCACCGCCCCCTCCCCCAGGCGGTTCGAACCTCGAGAAGTGGTATTACAGCACCATCAACCACACCAGCGCTCCCGGCGGCACACCACCACTTGCCTCACTCGGCTCAGAAGGCTACAAGCTCCTCGCCGGTCTTCTAGAGTACGACCCCTCAAAGCGTCTCACAGCTGCACAAGCCCTTCaatctcccttcttctcaaccgGTGACCGTGTCAGTGCGAATTGTTTCGAGGGCTGCAAGAACGAGTATCCTTGTCGACGTGTGAGTCAAGATGATAACGATATACGGACGAGTAGCCTTCCGGGTACGAAGCGGAGTGGATTACCGGATGACTCATTAATAAGGCCTGCCAAGAGGCAGAAGGAATAG
- a CDS encoding ADP-ribosylation factor 6 has product MGGQFSKMMGKIFGSKEMRLLMLGLDAAGKTTILYKLKLGQDVTTIPTVGFNVETVTYKNVKFNVWDVGGQDKIRPLWRHYFSGTQGLIFVIDSSDRNRMEEARQELHRIINDREMKDSLLLVFANKQDLAEAMKPQEVTEALQLSKLKDKVWYVVPSCATTGEGLLEGLAWLSNNVKAPPTPAKK; this is encoded by the exons ATGGGCGGCCAattctcaaagatgatggGCAAGATCTTCGGATCAAAGGAGATGCGCCTCCTCATGCTCGGTCTCGACGCTGCCGGAAAGACAACTATCctctacaagctcaagctcggccAGGACGTCACCACGATTCCCACGGTCGGCTTCAACGTCGAGACGGTTACGTacaagaatgtcaagttTAACGTTTGGGACGTCGGCGGTCAGGACAAGATTCGTCCTCTGTGGAGGCATTACTTCAGCG GTACTCAGGGTCTTATCTTCGTTATCGACTCTTCCGATAGGAACCGAATGGAGGAGGCCAGACAAGAACTTCACCGTATCATCAACGATCGTGAGATGAAGGACAGTCTACTACTCGTGTTTGCCAACAAGCAAGATTTGGCAGAGG CTATGAAACCCCAAGAAGTCACCGAGGCTCTCcagctctccaagctcaaggacaaggtttGGTACGTGGTGCCCAGCTGCGCCACCACGGGCGAGGGTCTTCTCGAGGGTCTGGCGTGGTTGTCCAACAATGTCAAGGCCCCTCCGACTCCGGCTAAGAAGTAG
- a CDS encoding SAGA-associated factor 29, whose product MSQRNRSGRASNRNNGNSHGEEVQIWELCKSQVGEIVSGINAENDSLTELVTMDKQVGTMDLEKIPSDSLKEMEQLCRTGVKHSEANMSALKNTIEQLKVLRAVVHAKEQQDAQAAGPGKRNARDSAAAASSLYDFDGAGDSPVPSPIGGSARKYGDRARERERERERERERDRDSMPPKADSVEPQGSVGSGVGSGNNKSKVVFSKGDAVAFKPKALNGDTTSDWILGEVAQVMGEGKSRRYKVLDIEPEDQSKQKEYRSSASSMIPITPESQASTLKDWESGKVVLALYPNTTTFYKAEVHSMDSDGKVNLKFEGENDSSTLQQVERRFVIEYRA is encoded by the coding sequence ATGTCGCAACGAAACAGAAGCGGACGGGCGTCCAACCGTAACAACGGTAATTCACATGGAGAGGAAGTACAGATATGGGAGCTGTGCAAGAGTCAAGTGGGGGAGATTGTCTCCGGAAtcaatgccgagaatgaCAGTCTTACGGAGCTTGTCACGATGGATAAACAAGTCGGTACGatggacttggagaagattCCGAGTGACTCGCTGAAAGAGATGGAACAGCTATGTCGGACAGGGGTTAAGCACTCGGAGGCTAACATGTCAGCACTCAAAAATACTATCGAGCAGCTCAAAGTGTTGCGCGCCGTGGTGCACGCTAAGGAACAGCAGGATGCTCAAGCAGCGGGGCCTGGTAAGAGGAATGCTCGAGATAGCGCGGCGGCAGCATCTTCGCTCTACGACTTTGACGGGGCTGGTGATTCACCCGTGCCGAGTCCGATTGGAGGATCGGCAAGAAAATATGGTGACCGAGCGAGAGAACGGGAACGAGAACGCGAGAGGGAAAGAGAACGAGACCGTGACAGCATGCCTCCAAAGGCCGATAGTGTCGAGCCTCAGGGGTCAGTTGGGAGCGGTGTCGGATCAGGGAACAACAAGTCCAAAGTTGTCTTCTCAAAAGGCGACGCTGTTGCATTCAAGCCCAAAGCGTTGAATGGGGATACAACATCAGACTGGATACTTGGTGAGGTCGCGCAGGTGATGGGTGAGGGCAAAAGCCGACGATACAAGGTCCTAGATATAGAACCCGAGGATCAGAGCAAACAGAAGGAGTACCGATCAAGTGCCAGCAGTATGATTCCCATCACACCTGAGAGCCAAGCTTCGACGTTGAAAGATTGGGAATCAGGCAAGGTGGTGCTGGCGCTGTATCCAAACACAACCACATTCTACAAGGCGGAGGTTCATAGCATGGACAGCGACGGCAAGGTCAATCTCAAGTTTGAGGGGGAGAACGACTCTTCAACACTGCAGCAGGTGGAGAGGAGATTTGTGATTGAATACAGAGCATAG
- a CDS encoding SAGA-associated factor 29, with translation MANGQKPARDELKNLQEDLGPYYQIPLKPRRSGTHSRENSFQESLRQSSNTPEPKRSGSKRQDPSSRDSTPNRPTKSRTKNHSRDITSDVGTPKRSPRSEHNTPRPESVKPERHNREMSQRNRSGRASNRNNGNSHGEEVQIWELCKSQVGEIVSGINAENDSLTELVTMDKQVGTMDLEKIPSDSLKEMEQLCRTGVKHSEANMSALKNTIEQLKVLRAVVHAKEQQDAQAAGPGKRNARDSAAAASSLYDFDGAGDSPVPSPIGGSARKYGDRARERERERERERERDRDSMPPKADSVEPQGSVGSGVGSGNNKSKVVFSKGDAVAFKPKALNGDTTSDWILGEVAQVMGEGKSRRYKVLDIEPEDQSKQKEYRSSASSMIPITPESQASTLKDWESGKVVLALYPNTTTFYKAEVHSMDSDGKVNLKFEGENDSSTLQQVERRFVIEYRA, from the coding sequence ATGGCTAACGGGCAGAAGCCTGCGCGGGACGAACTCAAgaacctccaagaagatctcggccCCTACTACCAGATTCCCCTGAAGCCTAGGCGAAGCGGTACTCACTCAAGGGAGAATAGCTTTCAAGAGTCTCTGCGCCAGTCCTCCAACACGCCGGAGCCGAAACGATCAGGCTCGAAGCGACAGGATCCTTCGAGCAGAGATTCGACCCCAAACCGTCCGACAAAGTCGAGGACCAAGAACCATAGTCGGGATATCACTTCAGACGTGGGCACGCCGAAGAGGTCGCCGAGAAGTGAACATAATACCCCGCGGCCGGAGTCGGTGAAGCCGGAGCGCCACAACCGCGAGATGTCGCAACGAAACAGAAGCGGACGGGCGTCCAACCGTAACAACGGTAATTCACATGGAGAGGAAGTACAGATATGGGAGCTGTGCAAGAGTCAAGTGGGGGAGATTGTCTCCGGAAtcaatgccgagaatgaCAGTCTTACGGAGCTTGTCACGATGGATAAACAAGTCGGTACGatggacttggagaagattCCGAGTGACTCGCTGAAAGAGATGGAACAGCTATGTCGGACAGGGGTTAAGCACTCGGAGGCTAACATGTCAGCACTCAAAAATACTATCGAGCAGCTCAAAGTGTTGCGCGCCGTGGTGCACGCTAAGGAACAGCAGGATGCTCAAGCAGCGGGGCCTGGTAAGAGGAATGCTCGAGATAGCGCGGCGGCAGCATCTTCGCTCTACGACTTTGACGGGGCTGGTGATTCACCCGTGCCGAGTCCGATTGGAGGATCGGCAAGAAAATATGGTGACCGAGCGAGAGAACGGGAACGAGAACGCGAGAGGGAAAGAGAACGAGACCGTGACAGCATGCCTCCAAAGGCCGATAGTGTCGAGCCTCAGGGGTCAGTTGGGAGCGGTGTCGGATCAGGGAACAACAAGTCCAAAGTTGTCTTCTCAAAAGGCGACGCTGTTGCATTCAAGCCCAAAGCGTTGAATGGGGATACAACATCAGACTGGATACTTGGTGAGGTCGCGCAGGTGATGGGTGAGGGCAAAAGCCGACGATACAAGGTCCTAGATATAGAACCCGAGGATCAGAGCAAACAGAAGGAGTACCGATCAAGTGCCAGCAGTATGATTCCCATCACACCTGAGAGCCAAGCTTCGACGTTGAAAGATTGGGAATCAGGCAAGGTGGTGCTGGCGCTGTATCCAAACACAACCACATTCTACAAGGCGGAGGTTCATAGCATGGACAGCGACGGCAAGGTCAATCTCAAGTTTGAGGGGGAGAACGACTCTTCAACACTGCAGCAGGTGGAGAGGAGATTTGTGATTGAATACAGAGCATAG
- a CDS encoding mannose-6-phosphate isomerase codes for MQVPLLRLQCGVNSYAWGKKGNDSAAARFAAATPSDDLKIESDTPYAELWMGTHPSNPSRDLNTGRTLLDLCEDNQSLLSQTISSHYGHKLPFLFKVLSIAKALSIQAHPNKKLAEQLHARDAKNYPDDNHKPEMAIAITPFEGLCGFRPLTEIAHFLETVPALRALVGEEAAKEFAQVAKDGDEGVTDEKKKFLKKAFGALMASSAEDIAEQMPKLVEQAEREGADFAGGGVPATSGEKLAELVKRTHGEFGDDIGCFVLFFLNFVTLEPGEALFLVADDIHAYISGDIMECMAASDNVVRAGFTPKFKDVSTLVDMLTYNFAPIEQQKMTPTEYPYATLNRNAYSSGSAVVLYDPPIEEFSVVRTLLRGDGAKATFEPIEGPSIVICTGGKGRIAVGPTSYEMKEGYVYFVGATAELVLESEGGEDDEFTTFKAFCEIDDSEKEKL; via the exons ATGCAGGTTCCTCTACTTCGTCTACAATGCGGTGTCAACTCGTACGCCTGGGGAAAGAAGGGCAATGATTCTGCCGCTGCCCGATTTGCGGCCGCTACGCCCTCTGATGACCTGAAGATCGAGTCTGATACTCCATACGCAGAG CTGTGGATGGGAACTCATCCCTCGAACCCCTCTCGAGACCTCAACACCGGCCGAACCCTCCTCGATCTCTGCGAGGATAACCAGTCACTCCTCTCGCAAACCATCTCCTCCCACTACGGCCACAAGCTCCCCTTCCTCTTCAAGGTCCTCTCCATCGCAAAGGCGCTCTCGATCCAAGCCCAccccaacaagaagctcgccGAGCAACTCCACGCTCGCGATGCAAAGAACTACCCCGATGATAACCACAAGCCTGAAATGGCCATCGCCATTACCCCCTTCGAGGGTCTTTGCGGTTTCCGACCCCTCACTGAGATTGCTCACTTCCTCGAGACAGTGCCTGCGCTGAGAGCGCTCGtgggcgaagaagctgccaaggagtTTGCGCAGGTTGCtaaggatggtgatgagggtgTTacggatgagaagaagaagtttctGAAGAAGGCTTTTGGCGCGCTGATGGCTTCGTCTGCTGAGGATATTGCTGAGCAAATGcccaagcttgttgagcagGCTGAGAGGGAGGGCGCTGATTtcgctggtggtggtgtccCTGCTACTtctggcgagaagctcgctGAGCTCGTGAAGCGAACACATGGCGAGTTTGGCGACGACATTGGATGCTTCgtgctcttcttcctcaactttGTCACTCTGGAGCCTGGCGAGGCTTTGTTCCTAGTCGCCGACGACATTCACGCCTACATTTCCGGCGACATCATGGAGTGCATGGCAGCCTCCGACAACGTTGTCCGCGCTGGTTTCACACCCAAGTTCAAAGACGTCTCAACACTCGTCGACATGCTAACCTACAACTTCGCGCCCATCGAGCAACAAAAGATGACACCCACCGAATACCCCTACGCAACACTCAACCGCAACGCCTACAGCTCCGGCTCAGCGGTAGTGCTGTACGACCCACCCATCGAGGAGTTCAGCGTCGTGCGCACCCTGCTCCGCGGGGATGGCGCAAAGGCTACGTTTGAGCCTATCGAGGGACCTAGCATTGTCATCTGCACGGGTGGAAAGGGGAGGATCGCTGTTGGGCCTACGAGCTATGAGATGAAGGAGGGGTATGTGTACTTTGTGGGCGCTACGGCGgagcttgtgcttgagaGTGAGGGgggtgaggatgatgagtttaCGACGTTCAAGGCGTTTTGTGAGATTGACGAttctgagaaggagaagctatAG
- a CDS encoding peptidyl-prolyl cis-trans isomerase-like 4, whose amino-acid sequence MSVLLETSEGDIVIDLLVDHAPKLCENFLKLCKAKYYNFSPVHSVQKNFSFQTGDPLGPLSKESDGGSSIWGHLSGDPAKRTFPAFFHPKLKHLERGTVSMATAPLQSDPDTRVAGSQFIVTLGEDTDYLDGRAAVFGKVVEGFEVLDKINEAIVDEKGYPLIDIRIKHTVILDDPYPDPPGLREPSSSPPPTAQQLKTVRIEDEAALHADDGVDEEELERRRRNREAQAQALTLEMMGDLPFAEVKPPENVLFVCKLNPVTGDEDLELIFGRFGKILSCEVIRDQKTGDSLQYAFIEFEDKASCEAAYFKMQDVLIDDRRIHVDFSQSVSKLSDVWRKDTNTKRRATAHRGGWGGVDELEKRRQYRNEGEKITGGNYRMIHGEEDIKGRLGRSGQNQEKDDVPPPRPHDNEGPSRRRSRSRSPRPRDRSRDRYRKPRDDRQGDRRDRDHDRNRYRDRGHDRRDRGRERDRHGRDDYDRRSRR is encoded by the exons ATGTCAGTTCTTTTGGAGACCAGTGAAGGCGACATTGTCATCGATCTTCTGGTCGACCATGCACCCAAACTTTGCGAAAA CTTTCTGAAACTCTGCAAGGCCAAATACTACAACTTCTCCCCTGTTCACTCTGTTCAGAAGAACTTCTCTTTCCAAACTGGCGATCCTCTCGGCCCTCTTTCCAAAGAATCCGATGGCGGCTCTTCAATATGGGGTCACCTATCCGGCGACCCGGCGAAACGAACATTCCCAGCCTTCTTCCACCCAAAGTTGAAACACTTGGAGCGAGGAACAGTCAGCATGGCTACGGCGCCCCTTCAGTCCGATCCTGATACACGTGTGGCTGGATCTCAGTTCATTGTCACATTAGGCGAAGACACGGACTATTTGGATGGAAGGGCAGCGGTCTTCGGAAAGGTTGTCGAAGGCTTTGAAGTGCTGGACAAGATCAATGAGGCGATTGTGGACGAGAAGGGCTACCCGCTGATCGACATTCGAATCAAGCATACGGTTATTCTGGACGATCCCTACCCTGACCCGCCTGGCTTACGGGAGCCGAGCTCGAGTCCCCCTCCGACCGCTCAGCAGTTAAAGACTGTTCGTATCGAAGATGAGGCAGCATTACACGCAGATGACGGtgtcgacgaggaagagctggaaaGGAGGCGTCGCAATCGCGAGGCACAGGCGCAAGCTCTTACTCTGGAAATGATGGGAGATTTGCCATTTGCAGAGGTGAAACCTCCCGAGAACGTTTTATTCGTCTGCAAACTGAACCCCGTGACTGGCGATGAAGATCTGGAGCTCATCTTTGGCCGTTTCGGCAAGATCTTGAGTTGCGAAGTTATCAGAGACCAAAAGACTGGCGACAGTTTACAATATGCATTCATCGAATTCGAAGACAAGGCGTCATGCGAGGCAGCCTATTTCAAGATGCAGGACGTTCTCATCGACGATCGCCGCATTCATGTCGACTTCTCTCAGAGTGTCAGTAAACTGAGTGACGTGTGGCGGAAGGATACGAACACTAAGCGAAGGGCGACTGCTCATCGAGGTGGATGGGGAGgtgtcgatgagctcgagaagcgcCGACAATACCGGAATGAGGGAGAAAAGATTACGGGCGGTAATTACAGAATGATTCACGGCGAAGAGGACATTAAAGGCAGATTGGGGCGCAGTGGACAGAAccaggagaaggatgatgtaCCTCCTCCAAGACCCCACGATAATGAAGGGCCATCACGTCGACGAAGCCGGAGTCGGAGTCCACGGCCAAGAGATCGAAGCCGGGATCGATATCGCAAACCACGAGATGACCGTCAAGGCGACCGGCGCGATAGAGATCATGATAGAAACCGATATCGGGACCGTGGCCATGACCGTCGAGACCGAGGTAGAGAAAGGGATCGGCATGGACGGGACGATTATGATCGCAGGTCAAGGAGATAA
- a CDS encoding 30S ribosomal protein S24e has protein sequence MADNDSPVTLRTRKFIRNPLLGRKQMVVDILHPNRANISKEELREKLGSLYKAQKDQISVFGLRTQFGGGKTTGFALVYDSPEAMKKFEPQYRLVRVGLATKAERASRQQRKQRKNRQKTLRGTAKVKGAKAKKEK, from the exons ATGGCGGACAACGACTCCCCCGTCACCCTCCGAACTCGCAAGTTCATCCGCAACCCTCTGCTGGGCCGCAAGCAGATGGTCGT TGACATCCTCCACCCCAACCGtgccaacatctccaaggaggagctccGTGAGAAGCTCGGTTCTCTCTACAAGGCCCAGAAGGACCAGATCTCCGTCTTCGGTCTCCGAACCCAGTTCGGTGGCGGCAAGACCACCGGCTTCGCTCTCGTCTATGACTCTCCCGAGGccatgaagaagttcgaGCCCCAGTACCGATTGGTGCGGGTTGGTCTCGCCACCAAGGCCGAGCGTGCCTCCCGACAGCAGC GCAAGCAGCGCAAGAACCGACAAAAGACCCTCCGTGGTACGGCAAAGGTCAAGggtgccaaggccaagaaggagaaataA
- a CDS encoding 30S ribosomal protein S24e produces the protein MGHDMGTCHCVLGNSWADRRLRFNSDILHPNRANISKEELREKLGSLYKAQKDQISVFGLRTQFGGGKTTGFALVYDSPEAMKKFEPQYRLVRVGLATKAERASRQQRKQRKNRQKTLRGTAKVKGAKAKKEK, from the exons ATGGGACACGACATGGGGACATGTCATTGTGTGCTTGGGAACTCGTGGGCTGACCGGCGATTGCGTTTTAATAGTGACATCCTCCACCCCAACCGtgccaacatctccaaggaggagctccGTGAGAAGCTCGGTTCTCTCTACAAGGCCCAGAAGGACCAGATCTCCGTCTTCGGTCTCCGAACCCAGTTCGGTGGCGGCAAGACCACCGGCTTCGCTCTCGTCTATGACTCTCCCGAGGccatgaagaagttcgaGCCCCAGTACCGATTGGTGCGGGTTGGTCTCGCCACCAAGGCCGAGCGTGCCTCCCGACAGCAGC GCAAGCAGCGCAAGAACCGACAAAAGACCCTCCGTGGTACGGCAAAGGTCAAGggtgccaaggccaagaaggagaaataA